From Chaetodon auriga isolate fChaAug3 chromosome 10, fChaAug3.hap1, whole genome shotgun sequence, a single genomic window includes:
- the nadka gene encoding NAD kinase isoform X3, which translates to MCTAMKFQCILQDTPGTHNENTVWKWHIQDPASQRLTWNKPPKSVLVIKKIRDASLLEPFKELCIFLTEVKNMIVYVEKKVLEDPAISGDENFGAITKKFCTFREDLDDISNRVDFIICLGGDGTLLYASSLFQDSVPPVMAFHLGSLGFLTPFKFDTYQSQVTQIIEGNAAIVLRSRLKVRVLKENWEKKARMDEKGIILTNGDAESSRKAMQYQVLNEVVVDRGPSSYLSNVDLFLDGHLITTVQGDGVIVSTPTGSTAYAVAAGASMIHPNVPAIMITPICPHSLSFRPIVVPAGVELKIMLSRDARNTAWVSFDGRKRQEICHGDSITITTSCFPVPSICFRDPVNDWFESLAQCLHWNVRKKQNYLSSEDEEF; encoded by the exons ATGTGTACAGCCATGAAGTTCCAGTGCATACTTCAGGACACTCCTGGCACGCACAACGAGAACACCGTGTGGAAATG gcaCATTCAGGACCCCGCCAGCCAGAGACTGACGTGGAACAAGCCACCGAAAAGTGTCCTTGTCATCAAGAAGATACGAGATGCCAGTCTGCTGGAGCCTTTCAAAGAGCTCTGCATCTTCCTCACTGAG gTTAAAAACATGATTGTTTATGTGGAAAAGAAAGTTCTGGAGGACCCAGCCATTTCAGGCGATGAAAACTTCGGGGCCATCACTAAGAAATTCTGCACGTTCAGAGAAG ATCTCGATGACATCTCCAATCGTGTAGACTTCATCATCTGTCTCGGTGGAGATGGAACTCTGCTGTATGCGTCCTCGCTCTTCCAG GATAGCGTTCCACCAGTTATGGCCTTCCACCTGGGCTCCCTTGGCTTCCTGACGCCCTTCAAATTTGACACCTACCAGTCTCAGGTCACCCAAATTATTGAAG gTAACGCTGCCATCGTCCTGCGAAGTCGCTTGAAAGTCCGGGTGCTTAAAGAGAACTGGGAGAAGAAGGCCAGAATGGACGAAAAAGGCATCATCCTGACCAATGGGGACGCTGAAAGTAGCCGGAAAGCCATGCAGTATCAG GTCCTGAACGAGGTGGTGGTGGACAGAGGACCCTCCTCCTACCTCTCCAACGTCGACCTCTTCCTGGATGGACACCTCATTACCACAGTGCAGGGAGACG gtgTGATAGTATCTACACCGACAGGAAGTACAGCGTATGCGGTGGCAGCAGGAGCTTCTATGATCCACCCCAACGTCCCCGCCATCATGATCACCCCGATCTGCCCTCACTCACTCTCCTTCAGACCCATTGTGGTACCTGCCGGGGTGGAGCTGAAG ATAATGCTGTCACGCGATGCCAGAAACACAGCCTGGGTGTCATTTGATGGGAGAAAGAGACAAGAGATCTGTCACGGAGACAG TATTACCATCACTACTTCCTGCTTCCCCGTTCCCTCCATCTGCTTCCGGGACCCGGTCAACGACTGGTTCGAGAGCCTGGCCCAGTGTTTGCACTGGAACGTGAGGAAGAAGCAGAACTACCTCAGCTCAGAGGACGAGGAGTTCTGA
- the LOC143327243 gene encoding solute carrier family 35 member E2A, translating to MPGGRQAARHPLWRLLSPFRTRQERVVLARSESLPGEQVLKITVTETTVIEAESGVRNWRSMTYLGLWYFFSFCTLFLNKYILSLLEGEPSMLGAIQMLSTTVIGCIKMFVPCCLYQHKSRTEYPPNFIMIMLFVGLMRFTTVVLGLVSLKNVAVSFAETVKSSAPIFTVIMSRLILGEYTGLWVNLSLFPVMAGLALCTATEISFNLLGFSAALSTNIMDCLQNVFSKKLLSGDTYRFSPPELQFYTSAAAVIMLIPAWVFLLDFPVIGKSGRSFILSQDIILLLLFDGGLFHLQSVTAYALMGRISPVTFSVASTVKHALSVWLSIIVFSNQITILSATGTILVFIGVFLYNKARQIQRETLQAMAAEQNHKPLLQDQDFQAPQSH from the exons ATGCCAGGCGGCAGGCAGGCTGCCAGGCACCCGCTGTGGCGCCTCCTGTCACCATTCCGCACCCGCCAGGAGCGCGTGGTGCTGGCCCGCAGCGAGAGCCTGCCGGGGGAGCAGGTGCTGAAGATCACAGTCACAGAGACGACGGTGATCGAGGCGGAGTCGGGGGTGAGGAACTGGCGCTCCATGACCTACCTGGGCCTCTGGTACTTCTTCAGCTTCTGCACCCTGTTCCTCAACAAGTACATCCTGTCGCTGCTGGAGGGGGAGCCCAGCATGCTGG GTGCCATTCAGATGCTCTCCACCACCGTCATAGGCTGCATAAAGATGTTTGTGCCCTGTTGCCTGTACCAGCACAAGTCCAGAACCGAGTACCCCCCCAACTTCATCATGATCATGCTGTTTGTTGGGCTCATGAG GTTCACCACAGTAGTTCTGGGCTTGGTGAGCCTGAAGAATGTGGCCGTGTCTTTTGCAGAGACAGTGAAGAGCTCAGCGCCCATCTTCACCGTCATCATGTCCAGGCTGATCCTTGGGGAGTACACAG GGCTGTGGGTGAACCTGTCCCTGTTCCCCGTCATGGCCGGCCTGGCGCTCTGCACAGCCACAGAAATCAGCTTCAACCTGCTCGGCTTCTCCGCCGCTCTCTCCACCAACATCATGGACTG TTTACAGAACGTGTTCTCCAAAAAACTGCTGAGTGGAGACACATACAGGTTCAG CCCGCCTGAACTGCAGTTTTATACCAGTGCAGCAGCCGTCATCATGCTTATACCTGCCTGGGTGTTCCTCTTG GACTTCCCAGTGATTGGGAAGAGTGGGCGGAGCTTCATCCTCAGTCAAGACATCATCCTGTTGCTGCTTTTCGACGGCGGCCTCTTCCACCTGCAGAGTGTCACCGCCTACGCTCTCATGGGACGGATTTCCCCGGTTACCTTCAG tgTGGCCAGCACCGTCAAACACGCCCTGTCGGTTTGGCTGAGCATCATCGTGTTCAGTAACCAGATCACCATCCTTAGCGCCACAGGAACGATCCTCGTCTTCATCGGGGTCTTCCTGTACAACAAGGCCAGGCAGATCCAGAGGGAAACCTTACAGGCCATGGCTGCAGAGCAGAACCACAAACCACTACTGCAGGACCAGGACTTCCAAGCCCCTCAGTCTCACTAA
- the LOC143326817 gene encoding uncharacterized protein LOC143326817 isoform X1: MDEISPLLGNQISGQPPEGPDLLSPNLRPRHQELIPTPCGPIKPWSELSCLLKLYFCFTIASLLALLGLTLSSIYKQRMDTDVSDEDNFTVSLIQLVGILFCVYYISRGVLQENRQELVAFVLTVLVVMVRSVVNFSVLGSKGKQELLVRFVCIMCLGVIHVFCTTLLINRPNMMAFRVGGALESLQEQYFLLNLCFSMVTFDLQAQLCLCILITTSDSAMSATNSVILGVGVVWACLTAAVGAVAVLKEAKVLVWVFMVQNLPQVAFFVYLMYTVVMKWFRDSTYTLEAAAVTGALISLLIKAVLFWGLVRLVHSFGQGLRERSECAAFLFMVSVL, encoded by the exons ATGGACGAGATAAG TCCACTATTAGGCAACCAGATCTCTGGTCAACCACCGGAGGGCCCAGACCTCCTGTCTCCAAACCTGAGGCCCAGACACCAAGAACTGATCCCGACACCATGTGGACcg ATAAAGCCCTGGTCGGAGCTGTCATGTCTGCTCAAGCTCTACTTCTGCTTCACCATTGCGTCTCTGCTGGCGCTGCTCGGCCTCACCCTGTCCAGCATCTACAAGCAGCGCATGGACACGGACGTGTCTGACGAGGACAACTTCACCGTATCTCTCATCCAGTTGGTTGGAATAC TGTTCTGCGTCTACTACATCAGCCGGGGCGTGTTGCAGGAGAACAGGCAGGAGCTGGTGGCGTTTGTGCTCACCGTGTTGGTGGTGATGGTTCGATCGGTGGTCAACTTCTCGGTGCTGGGGTCAAAGGGCAAGCAGGAGCTGCTG GTTCGTTTTGTGTGCATCATGTGTCTCGGCGTGATTCACGTCTTCTGCACCACGCTGCTCATCAACAGGCCCAACATGATGGCGTTCCGTGTGGGCGGGGCCTTGGAGAGCCTCCAGGAGCAATACTTTCTGCTTAACCTCTGTTTCTCcatggtgacctttgacctgcaggCTCAG TTGTGCCTCTGTATCCTGATCACGACGTCGGACTCGGCCATGTCTGCCACCAACAGCGTCATCCTGGGCGTTGGGGTGGTGTGGGCCTGCCTGACCGCCGCTGTCGGAGCTGTTGCG GTGTTAAAGGAAGCCAAGGTCTTAGTTTGGGTCTTCATGGTGCAGAACCTTCCTCAAGTAGCCTTCTTTGTTTATCTGATGTACACG GTGGTGATGAAATGGTTCCGGGACAGCACGTACACCCTGGAGGCAGCTGCTGTCACCGGAGCTTTGATTTCACTGCTGATTAAAGCGGTTTTATTCTGGGGCCTCGTCAGACTGGTGCACAGCTTTGGCCAAGGCctgagggagaggagtgagtgtgctgcttttctgttcaTGGTTTCCGTCCTTTGA
- the LOC143326817 gene encoding uncharacterized protein LOC143326817 isoform X2, with protein sequence MDEISPLLGNQISGQPPEGPDLLSPNLRPRHQELIPTPCGPIKPWSELSCLLKLYFCFTIASLLALLGLTLSSIYKQRMDTDVSDEDNFTVSLIQLVGILFCVYYISRGVLQENRQELVAFVLTVLVVMVRSVVNFSVLGSKGKQELLVRFVCIMCLGVIHVFCTTLLINRPNMMAFRVGGALESLQEQYFLLNLCFSMVTFDLQAQLCLCILITTSDSAMSATNSVILGVGVVWACLTAAVGAVAVLKEAKVLVWVFMVQNLPQVAFFVYLMYTVVMKWFRDSTYTLEAAAVTGALISLLIKAVLFWGLVRLVHSFGQGLRERMFASSK encoded by the exons ATGGACGAGATAAG TCCACTATTAGGCAACCAGATCTCTGGTCAACCACCGGAGGGCCCAGACCTCCTGTCTCCAAACCTGAGGCCCAGACACCAAGAACTGATCCCGACACCATGTGGACcg ATAAAGCCCTGGTCGGAGCTGTCATGTCTGCTCAAGCTCTACTTCTGCTTCACCATTGCGTCTCTGCTGGCGCTGCTCGGCCTCACCCTGTCCAGCATCTACAAGCAGCGCATGGACACGGACGTGTCTGACGAGGACAACTTCACCGTATCTCTCATCCAGTTGGTTGGAATAC TGTTCTGCGTCTACTACATCAGCCGGGGCGTGTTGCAGGAGAACAGGCAGGAGCTGGTGGCGTTTGTGCTCACCGTGTTGGTGGTGATGGTTCGATCGGTGGTCAACTTCTCGGTGCTGGGGTCAAAGGGCAAGCAGGAGCTGCTG GTTCGTTTTGTGTGCATCATGTGTCTCGGCGTGATTCACGTCTTCTGCACCACGCTGCTCATCAACAGGCCCAACATGATGGCGTTCCGTGTGGGCGGGGCCTTGGAGAGCCTCCAGGAGCAATACTTTCTGCTTAACCTCTGTTTCTCcatggtgacctttgacctgcaggCTCAG TTGTGCCTCTGTATCCTGATCACGACGTCGGACTCGGCCATGTCTGCCACCAACAGCGTCATCCTGGGCGTTGGGGTGGTGTGGGCCTGCCTGACCGCCGCTGTCGGAGCTGTTGCG GTGTTAAAGGAAGCCAAGGTCTTAGTTTGGGTCTTCATGGTGCAGAACCTTCCTCAAGTAGCCTTCTTTGTTTATCTGATGTACACG GTGGTGATGAAATGGTTCCGGGACAGCACGTACACCCTGGAGGCAGCTGCTGTCACCGGAGCTTTGATTTCACTGCTGATTAAAGCGGTTTTATTCTGGGGCCTCGTCAGACTGGTGCACAGCTTTGGCCAAGGCctgagggagagga tgtttgcatCCAGCAAGTGA